In Silene latifolia isolate original U9 population chromosome 3, ASM4854445v1, whole genome shotgun sequence, a single window of DNA contains:
- the LOC141648621 gene encoding uncharacterized protein LOC141648621: MGFKCMSEETRTEVAIYLLQKSNDGQLDRGAIKEATNRFNVSVRTISNIWRLAKKPRLVGEKLDVKSGRIGNKNRKRILPNIEHIKSLDKSLRDTMIRVSENCGVSVGTVHSWVKEGLLKRHSSSLHPKLSELHKDQRLLYSLKSLVVKQVFEEFLDLNNVPVTEIIFNEMSNIIHMDEKWFYITEDNETVYVVEGEELPHRSCQSKRYITKVMFMCAVSRPIYGEDGECIFDGKIDMFPFTNQVPAARSSRNRPRGTLETKPIESITKQVIKDCLIHQVIPATKKSYI; the protein is encoded by the coding sequence ATGGGGTTCAAGTGCATGTCTGAAGAAACCAGAACTGAAGTCGCCATCTACTTGCTTCAAAAATCAAATGATGGGCAGCTTGATCGTGGTGCAATCAAAGAGGCAACAAACAGATTCAATGTAAGTGTAAGGACCATATCAAACATATGGAGACTTGCAAAAAAACCAAGGTTAGTAGGTGAAAAATTAGATGTCAAGAGTGGTAGGATAGGCAACAAAAATAGAAAAAGGATTTTACCAAACATTGAACATATCAAATCACTTGATAAATCACTAAGGGACACAATGATCAGAGTTTCTGAAAATTGTGGAGTTTCAGTTGGAACGGTCCATTCATGGGTGAAAGAAGGTTTACTTAAACGTCATTCAAGCTCATTACATCCTAAACTCAGTGAGTTACACAAGGATCAAAGGCTACTTTATTCATTAAAGTCATTGGTTGTTAAACAAGTTTTTGAAGAGTTCTTAGATCTCAATAATGTTCCAGTGACTGAAATAATTTTTAATGAAATGAGCAACATAATACACATGGATGAGAAGTGGTTCTATATTACGGAAGACAATGAAACAGTGTACGTAGTCGAGGGGGAGGAGCTGCCTCATAGAAGCTGTCAATCAAAGAGGTACATCACAAAAGTGATGTTCATGTGTGCAGTCAGCAGACCTATTTatggtgaagatggtgaatgCATATTTGATGGTAAAATAGACATGTTTCCATTTACTAATCAAGTTCCAGCAGCTAGGTCAAGCAGAAATAGGCCAAGGGGTACATTAGAGACTAAACCTATTGAGTCAATCACAAAACAAGTAATCAAGGATTGTCTAATTCATCAAGTAATTCCAGCAACTAAGAAATCCTACATTTGA
- the LOC141647158 gene encoding putative UDP-arabinopyranose mutase 5 — MAQFCIKDDEVDIVIGALQSDLTSFLNAWKPIFSRFHLIIVQDPDLKGDLTIPDGFNNVEIITKADIDKEVGSSLTTKLFSGYSCRYYGYLVSKKKYIISLDHDCIPAKDDKGVQVNAVAQHLNNLGTPATPFFFNTLYDPFRKGADFVRGYPFSMREGVPCALSCGLWLNFADLDAPTQALKPAQKNTKYVDAVMTVPTNAMMPLSGANMGFNRELLGPALFPGLKLTNEGKFRWETMEDVFTGLCAKVVCDHLKIGVKTGLPYVWREERGNAVESLKKEWEGVKLMEDVVPFFKSIKFPPEAVKAEDCMLEIAKMVNEKFGADKNSVYGQAADAIVEWVKLWKK; from the coding sequence ATGGCTCAGTTCTGTATAAAAGATGATGAAGTGGACATTGTGATTGGTGCTTTGCAATCTGATCTTACATCCTTTCTGAATGCATGGAAACCTATATTTTCTCGATTCCACTTAATCATAGTACAAGACCCTGATCTGAAGGGCGATCTAACGATTCCGGATGGCTTTAACAATGTGGAAATAATTACAAAGGCTGATATAGACAAGGAGGTCGGATCTTCATTGACCACCAAGCTTTTCTCTGGCTATTCATGTCGCTACTATGGCTATCTTGTCTCTAAAAAGAAATATATTATCTCATTGGACCATGATTGCATCCCAGCCAAAGACGATAAGGGAGTCCAAGTAAATGCCGTGGCTCaacatctcaacaaccttgggaCTCCCGCAACCCCCTTCTTCTTCAACACCCTCTATGACCCATTCCGCAAGGGAGCCGACTTTGTCCGTGGATATCCATTTAGTATGCGTGAAGGCGTGCCTTGTGCTCTCTCATGTGGGCTTTGGCTCAATTTTGCCGACTTGGATGCTCCAACTCAAGCTCTCAAACCCGCACAGAAAAACACTAAATACGTAGATGCTGTCATGACCGTACCAACCAACGCCATGATGCCTTTAAGCGGGGCTAACATGGGTTTCAACCGTGAACTACTCGGTCCTGCCTTATTCCCGGGTTTGAAATTGACTAACGAAGGAAAGTTCCGGTGGGAAACCATGGAGGATGTCTTCACTGGCTTGTGCGCCAAGGTGGTCTGTGATCACCTAAAGATCGGAGTTAAAACCGGTTTACCGTATGTTTGGAGGGAGGAGAGAGGTAATGCTGTTGAGAGCTTGAAGAAAGAGTGGGAAGGTGTCAAGTTGATGGAAGATGTCGTCCCCTTCTTCAAGTCCATCAAATTCCCACCCGAAGCTGTGAAAGCCGAGGATTGTATGTTGGAGATCGCAAAAATGGTCAATGAGAAGTTTGGGGCCGACAAAAATTCCGTGTATGGTCAAGCTGCCGATGCCATTGTAGAGTGGGTTAAGTTATGGAAGAAGTGA